From the genome of Rhodothermales bacterium:
TCGGGCGCATCGACGGGTGGCCAGGACGGACGAGGTAGTGAGGCTTCTGATCACTCGATCTGACCCACACGACAATCACGTCGCGCCGACGAGAGATCTCGACATGCTCGAGTCGAACAGGAACGGCGGGTGAACAGTGATTGTCCAGTGCCTCCTGCAACGAGTAGAGTTCCTCGTCGGCATCCCGGACGCCCACTATGGAGCCATCGTCGTCCACGCCCAGAAGCAAATGCCCGCCGCGGGTGTTCGCGAATGCAATGACCTCCTTGGCCAGCCGATGGGGCCTGGGCACACGCCGTTTGAATTCCAGGTGCTGCCCCTCGCCGAGCGCGACGAGTCTTTCAAGTTCTCGGTGGGTCATCATTCCTGACACTTGCCGCTGCTGGTCGTCACCCGTCGACGGCATCGGGGAGCCAGTCCTCCCTTTTTGCCGCCCGATTCATCAGGTCGTCGACCGCCTCAGCCGGCTTCTTTCCCTCAAACAGAATCTGGTATACAGCTTCCGTGATCGGCATATCAATGTCGAGCTTCTTCGCGAGTTCGTACACGGATTTTGTGGTCCTCACTCCTTCCGCGACCATATCCATCTCCGCCTCAACCTCCGCCAGCGAGCGCCCGCGACCCACCTGCTCCCCCAGGTAGCGATTGCGGCTGTGCCGGCTCATGCACGTCACGACGAGGTCTCCGATACCGGCAAGGCCCGAGAATGTTGAGGGATCCGCACCGAGAGCGAGTCCGAGCCGTCGGATCTCTGCCATGCCACGCGTGATCAGCGCGGCCTTTGCATTGTCTCCGTATCCGACGCCCTCCTCCAGGCCGGCCGCCACCGCCATGACGTTCTTTACAGATCCCGCGATCTCGACTCCTCGAACGTCTGCATTGACATAGACGCGGAGTCTCTTGGTCATGAATATGTCCTGTATCTCCTCAGCAACCCGGATCGAGTTCGCTGCGGCAACAACGGCTGTCGGTACGTCAGCCGCCACCTCCTCGGCATGACTTGGACCGTAAAGAACCCCGATCTGCGATTCGGGCAAATCCGTCAGCACGTCGGCAAGCACCTGGGTCGATGTCATGAGCGTCGCGTTCTCGATGCCCTTTGCGACCGATACGACAATCAAGTCCGGTTGTACGTACGACTTCAGGCGCGTGGCCACTTCGCGAAGCGCATGCGAGGGCACCGCAAACACCCACACGGTGGCATCCGTGATGGATTCGAGAAGGTCCGAGGTAATTCGCACGCTGGCCGGAATCACGGCATCAGGCAGATACGTGGGGTTGTGACGGGACTCTGTCATCCTCGCTGCCGCGTCGGGTCTCCGGGCCCACAGCGAGACGTCGTGCCCGGACGAAGCCAGACTGATGGCGAGTGCCGTTCCCCAGCTTCCGGCACCGATAACGGCAATATGTGTTGTCTTCCGGTCCAACTTGCAGCCGC
Proteins encoded in this window:
- a CDS encoding ATP-binding protein, with the translated sequence MTHRELERLVALGEGQHLEFKRRVPRPHRLAKEVIAFANTRGGHLLLGVDDDGSIVGVRDADEELYSLQEALDNHCSPAVPVRLEHVEISRRRDVIVVWVRSSDQKPHYLVRPGHPSMRP
- a CDS encoding NAD(P)H-dependent glycerol-3-phosphate dehydrogenase; translation: MDRKTTHIAVIGAGSWGTALAISLASSGHDVSLWARRPDAAARMTESRHNPTYLPDAVIPASVRITSDLLESITDATVWVFAVPSHALREVATRLKSYVQPDLIVVSVAKGIENATLMTSTQVLADVLTDLPESQIGVLYGPSHAEEVAADVPTAVVAAANSIRVAEEIQDIFMTKRLRVYVNADVRGVEIAGSVKNVMAVAAGLEEGVGYGDNAKAALITRGMAEIRRLGLALGADPSTFSGLAGIGDLVVTCMSRHSRNRYLGEQVGRGRSLAEVEAEMDMVAEGVRTTKSVYELAKKLDIDMPITEAVYQILFEGKKPAEAVDDLMNRAAKREDWLPDAVDG